One segment of Pelecanus crispus isolate bPelCri1 chromosome 2, bPelCri1.pri, whole genome shotgun sequence DNA contains the following:
- the TCEA1 gene encoding transcription elongation factor A protein 1 isoform X2, with the protein MTTEDEIIRIAKKMDKMVQKKNAAGALDLLKELKNIPMTLELLQSTRIGMSVNAIRKQSTDEEVTSLAKSLIKSWKKLLDGPSTDKDSEEKKKEPASSSQNSPEAREESSSSNSSSRKEEGSAPSNSFIPSFPRAPSTSDSVRVKCREMLSAALRTGDDYIAIGADEEELGSQIEEAIFQELKNTDMKYKNRVRSRIANLKDAKNPNLRKNVLCGNIPPDKFAKMTAEEMASDELKEMRKNLTKEAIREHQMAKTGGTQTDLFTCGKCKKKNCTYTQVQTRSADEPMTTFVVCNECGNRWKFC; encoded by the exons ATGACCACGGAGGACGAGATCATCCGCATCGCCAAGAAGATGGACAAGATGGTGCAGAAGAAGAACGCG gcTGGAGCTCTTGATTTATTGAAGGAGCTTAAGAATATTCCCATGACCCTTGAGTTGTTACAG TCTACCAGAATTGGAATGTCAGTGAACGCGATACGCAAGCAAAGCACAGATGAAGAAGTTACATCTTTAGCAAAATCTCTTATCAAGTCTTGGAAGAAACTGTTAG ATGGACCTTCAACTGATAAAgattctgaagaaaagaaaaaggagcctGCATCTTCCTCACAAAACAGCCctgaagcaagagaagaaag TTCAAGTAGCAattccagcagcaggaaggaggagggtAGTGCTCCCTCAAACTCTTTCATCCCTTCTTTTCCCCGGGCTCCAAGCACTTCGGATTCTGTACGAGTGAAATGTAGAGAaatgctctctgcagctctcagAACAGGAG atGATTACATTGCTATTGGTGCTGATGAGGAAGAGCTGGGTTCTCAGATTGAAGAAG CTATttttcaagaattaaaaaacactgatatgaaatacaaaaatagggTACGAAGTAGAATAGCAAATCTCAAGGATGCAAAGAATCCTAACCTAAGAAAAAATGTGTTATGTGGGAACATTCCTCCTGACAAGTTTGCCAAAATGACAGCAGAG GAAATGGCAAGTGATGAGCTGAAAGAAATGCGCAAAAATCTGACCAAAGAAGCTATCAGAGAGCACCAGATGGCTAAAACAGGAGGTACCCAAACTGATCTGTTTACATGTGGCAAGTGCAAAAAGAAGAACTGTACATACACCCAG GTTCAAACCCGCAGTGCTGATGAACCCATGACAACGTTTGTTGTCTGTAATGAATGTGGAAACAGATGGAAG TTCTGTTAG
- the TCEA1 gene encoding transcription elongation factor A protein 1 isoform X1 gives MTTEDEIIRIAKKMDKMVQKKNAAGALDLLKELKNIPMTLELLQSTRIGMSVNAIRKQSTDEEVTSLAKSLIKSWKKLLDGPSTDKDSEEKKKEPASSSQNSPEAREESSSSSNSSSRKEEGSAPSNSFIPSFPRAPSTSDSVRVKCREMLSAALRTGDDYIAIGADEEELGSQIEEAIFQELKNTDMKYKNRVRSRIANLKDAKNPNLRKNVLCGNIPPDKFAKMTAEEMASDELKEMRKNLTKEAIREHQMAKTGGTQTDLFTCGKCKKKNCTYTQVQTRSADEPMTTFVVCNECGNRWKFC, from the exons ATGACCACGGAGGACGAGATCATCCGCATCGCCAAGAAGATGGACAAGATGGTGCAGAAGAAGAACGCG gcTGGAGCTCTTGATTTATTGAAGGAGCTTAAGAATATTCCCATGACCCTTGAGTTGTTACAG TCTACCAGAATTGGAATGTCAGTGAACGCGATACGCAAGCAAAGCACAGATGAAGAAGTTACATCTTTAGCAAAATCTCTTATCAAGTCTTGGAAGAAACTGTTAG ATGGACCTTCAACTGATAAAgattctgaagaaaagaaaaaggagcctGCATCTTCCTCACAAAACAGCCctgaagcaagagaagaaag cAGTTCAAGTAGCAattccagcagcaggaaggaggagggtAGTGCTCCCTCAAACTCTTTCATCCCTTCTTTTCCCCGGGCTCCAAGCACTTCGGATTCTGTACGAGTGAAATGTAGAGAaatgctctctgcagctctcagAACAGGAG atGATTACATTGCTATTGGTGCTGATGAGGAAGAGCTGGGTTCTCAGATTGAAGAAG CTATttttcaagaattaaaaaacactgatatgaaatacaaaaatagggTACGAAGTAGAATAGCAAATCTCAAGGATGCAAAGAATCCTAACCTAAGAAAAAATGTGTTATGTGGGAACATTCCTCCTGACAAGTTTGCCAAAATGACAGCAGAG GAAATGGCAAGTGATGAGCTGAAAGAAATGCGCAAAAATCTGACCAAAGAAGCTATCAGAGAGCACCAGATGGCTAAAACAGGAGGTACCCAAACTGATCTGTTTACATGTGGCAAGTGCAAAAAGAAGAACTGTACATACACCCAG GTTCAAACCCGCAGTGCTGATGAACCCATGACAACGTTTGTTGTCTGTAATGAATGTGGAAACAGATGGAAG TTCTGTTAG